The proteins below come from a single Mycolicibacterium sp. TY81 genomic window:
- a CDS encoding hemolysin III family protein, with translation MTKPYRAAAVLRQADSLPDVVVESVVEFFGKPRARGWIHVYSAVVAFFAGAALVSVSWAMQGTRAGLATLLYTFTIVAMFTVSGTYHRVNWKSEKSRTWMKRMDHSMIFIFIAGSYTPFALLAVRTDGWLLFWIVWSGALAGVALKMLWPTAPRWLGVPLYILLGWVAAWFIGPILEGAGVTAVVLLIVGGALYSIGGVLYALKWPNPWPRTFGHHEFFHACTAVAAICHYIAMWFAVFSG, from the coding sequence ATGACGAAGCCCTACCGCGCGGCCGCGGTGCTCCGCCAGGCGGATTCACTGCCCGACGTCGTCGTGGAGAGCGTCGTCGAGTTTTTCGGCAAGCCACGCGCCCGCGGCTGGATCCACGTCTACTCGGCGGTCGTTGCGTTCTTTGCCGGTGCCGCGCTGGTGTCGGTGTCGTGGGCCATGCAGGGCACGCGCGCCGGGTTGGCGACGTTGCTCTACACCTTCACCATCGTCGCGATGTTCACCGTCAGTGGCACCTATCACCGGGTGAACTGGAAGTCGGAGAAATCGCGCACCTGGATGAAGCGCATGGATCACTCGATGATCTTCATCTTCATCGCCGGCAGCTATACGCCGTTCGCGCTGCTCGCGGTGCGCACCGACGGCTGGCTGTTGTTCTGGATCGTCTGGAGCGGGGCGCTGGCCGGCGTGGCCCTCAAGATGCTGTGGCCGACGGCGCCGCGCTGGCTCGGCGTGCCGCTGTACATCCTGTTGGGCTGGGTCGCGGCCTGGTTCATCGGGCCCATCCTGGAGGGCGCGGGCGTCACAGCGGTCGTGCTGTTGATCGTCGGCGGCGCGCTGTACTCGATCGGCGGCGTGCTCTACGCGCTCAAGTGGCCCAACCCGTGGCCACGGACGTTCGGGCACCACGAGTTCTTCCACGCCTGCACCGCGGTGGCGGCCATCTGCCACTACATCGCGATGTGGTTCGCCGTCTTTTCCGGGTGA
- a CDS encoding (2Z,6E)-farnesyl diphosphate synthase, translated as MDIIPPRLKEPAYRLYELRLRQELAHSKAQLPRHIAVLCDGNRRWAREAGHDDVSYGYRMGAAKIAEVLRWCQQAGIEMATIYLLSTENLQRDPQELAPLIEIITDVVEEICAPDKHWTVRTVGDLELLGEEPAKRLRDAVESTAEHTGAGSFHVNVAVGYGGRQEIADAVRTLLSKELANGATAEELIEAVTVDGISENLYTSGQPDPDLVIRTSGEQRLSGFLLWQSAYSEMWFTDAHWPAFRRVDFLRALRDYTLRNRRYGK; from the coding sequence GTGGACATCATTCCCCCGCGTCTCAAGGAACCGGCATACCGGCTCTACGAGCTGCGGCTGCGTCAGGAGCTTGCGCACTCGAAAGCGCAACTGCCACGCCATATTGCGGTGCTGTGCGACGGCAACCGGCGCTGGGCGCGTGAGGCAGGTCACGACGACGTCAGCTACGGCTACCGCATGGGCGCCGCCAAGATCGCCGAGGTGCTGCGCTGGTGCCAGCAGGCCGGTATCGAGATGGCGACGATCTACCTGCTCTCCACCGAGAACCTGCAGCGCGACCCGCAGGAGCTGGCGCCGCTGATCGAGATCATCACCGACGTCGTGGAAGAGATCTGCGCGCCCGACAAGCACTGGACCGTGCGGACCGTCGGCGACCTCGAGCTGCTCGGTGAGGAACCGGCCAAGCGGCTGCGCGACGCCGTCGAGTCGACCGCCGAGCACACCGGTGCCGGCTCGTTCCACGTCAACGTCGCCGTCGGTTACGGCGGCCGCCAGGAGATCGCCGACGCGGTCCGCACCCTGCTGAGCAAGGAGCTCGCCAACGGCGCGACGGCCGAGGAACTCATCGAGGCCGTGACCGTCGACGGCATCTCCGAGAACCTCTACACCTCGGGCCAGCCCGACCCCGACCTCGTCATCCGCACGTCGGGGGAGCAGCGGCTCAGCGGATTCCTGTTGTGGCAGAGCGCCTATTCGGAGATGTGGTTCACCGATGCGCACTGGCCGGCCTTCCGGCGGGTGGACTTCCTGCGCGCCCTGCGTGACTACACGCTGCGGAACCGCCGCTACGGGAAATAG
- the coaA gene encoding type I pantothenate kinase: MPRPSEPSPYVEFDRRQWRALRMATPLKLTAHELLGLRGMGEQLDLLEVEEVYLPLARLIHLQVAARQRLFAATAEFLGEPQQNPDRPVPFIIGVAGSVAVGKSTTARVLQALLARFGHHPRVDLVTTDGFLYPNAELMRRKIMHRKGFPESYDRRALMRFVTAVKSGADQASAPVYSHLIYDIVPGEKVVVRHPDILIIEGLNVLQTGPALMISDLFDFSVYVDARIEDIEQWYVSRFLAMRAGAFANPQSHFHHYSTLTDEQAIFAARDIWQSINLPNLIHNILPTRPRATLVLRKDADHSINRLRLRKL; the protein is encoded by the coding sequence ATGCCGCGGCCGAGCGAGCCGAGTCCCTACGTCGAGTTCGACAGGCGCCAATGGCGCGCGCTGCGTATGGCGACTCCCCTCAAACTCACAGCTCATGAGCTGCTGGGCCTGCGCGGTATGGGCGAGCAACTCGACCTGCTTGAAGTCGAAGAGGTCTACCTGCCCCTGGCCCGTCTGATCCACCTGCAGGTCGCCGCCCGGCAGCGCCTCTTCGCCGCGACCGCCGAGTTCCTCGGCGAACCGCAGCAGAACCCCGACCGTCCGGTGCCGTTCATCATCGGCGTGGCCGGCAGCGTCGCCGTCGGCAAGTCGACCACCGCGCGCGTGCTGCAGGCGCTGCTCGCCCGGTTCGGCCACCACCCGCGCGTCGACCTCGTCACCACCGACGGCTTCCTGTACCCGAACGCCGAGCTGATGCGGCGAAAGATCATGCACCGCAAGGGCTTTCCCGAGAGCTACGACCGCCGCGCGCTGATGCGGTTCGTCACCGCGGTCAAGTCGGGCGCCGACCAGGCGTCGGCCCCGGTGTACTCGCACCTGATCTACGACATCGTGCCCGGCGAGAAGGTCGTCGTCCGGCACCCCGACATCCTGATCATCGAGGGCCTCAACGTCCTACAGACCGGGCCGGCGCTGATGATCTCGGACCTGTTCGACTTCTCGGTGTACGTCGACGCCCGCATCGAGGACATCGAGCAGTGGTACGTGTCGCGGTTCCTCGCGATGCGGGCGGGCGCCTTCGCCAACCCGCAGTCGCACTTCCACCACTACTCGACGCTGACCGACGAACAGGCCATCTTCGCCGCCCGCGACATCTGGCAGTCCATCAACCTGCCCAACCTGATCCACAACATCCTGCCGACCCGGCCCCGGGCGACGCTGGTGCTGCGCAAAGACGCCGACCACTCCATCAACCGGCTGCGCCTCCGCAAGCTCTGA
- a CDS encoding DUF885 domain-containing protein yields MSTGHTSMPVPDTAADALIREYLLLGLRFDRIEEGYVDSFTGEPALRKQVADEPAPDPATLARQARRLHGEVDGSGLDAQRADYLKAHLRALDCAGRKFAGEDVGFVDEVRDYFDVDITKGDEDKYREAHRLLDEALGGSGPLVERMQAHRSGEEIPPERLEECIHAFSSALRDRVRADFPLPDAETINYEIVTDKPWSGFNYYEGNYRSTVAVNADLKQQMSNLPRLVAHESYPGHHTEHCRKEAGLVELGGQAEQTIFLVNTPQCLMAEGLADLALYAAIGPDWGAWASEIYADLGLRFDGERAEAISTASAALADVRQDAALMLHDEHRDTDDVVAFLQRWLLTSPERARQSMRFLSSPLWRAYTSTYVEGYRLLRGWLDARPADVSLTTRFGRLLDEPLIPSSLRS; encoded by the coding sequence ATGAGCACTGGGCATACCTCGATGCCGGTTCCCGACACCGCCGCCGATGCCTTGATCCGTGAATACCTGCTGCTGGGTCTGCGGTTCGACCGCATCGAGGAGGGCTACGTCGACTCGTTCACGGGCGAGCCGGCACTGCGCAAGCAGGTCGCCGACGAACCCGCGCCGGACCCCGCGACGCTGGCCCGGCAGGCCCGCCGGTTGCACGGCGAGGTCGACGGCTCCGGGTTGGACGCGCAGCGTGCGGATTACCTGAAGGCACATCTGCGGGCCCTGGACTGCGCGGGGCGCAAGTTCGCGGGGGAGGACGTCGGCTTCGTCGACGAGGTCCGCGACTACTTCGATGTCGACATCACCAAGGGTGACGAGGACAAGTACCGCGAGGCGCATCGCCTGCTCGACGAGGCGCTCGGCGGCAGCGGCCCGCTGGTCGAGCGCATGCAGGCCCACCGCTCCGGTGAGGAGATTCCGCCCGAGCGCCTCGAGGAGTGCATCCACGCGTTCTCGTCCGCGCTGCGCGACCGGGTCCGCGCCGACTTCCCGCTGCCGGACGCCGAGACCATCAACTACGAGATCGTCACCGACAAGCCGTGGTCGGGCTTCAACTACTACGAGGGCAACTACCGGTCCACGGTCGCGGTCAACGCCGACCTCAAGCAGCAGATGTCGAACCTGCCGCGGCTGGTGGCGCACGAGTCGTACCCGGGCCACCACACCGAGCACTGCCGCAAAGAAGCCGGCCTCGTCGAGTTGGGCGGCCAGGCCGAGCAGACGATCTTCCTGGTCAACACGCCGCAGTGCCTGATGGCCGAGGGGCTGGCGGACCTGGCGCTGTACGCCGCCATCGGTCCGGATTGGGGGGCGTGGGCCTCGGAAATTTACGCCGACTTGGGCCTGCGCTTCGACGGCGAACGCGCCGAAGCGATCTCGACGGCGAGCGCCGCGCTGGCCGACGTCCGCCAGGACGCCGCACTGATGCTGCACGACGAACACCGCGACACCGACGACGTCGTCGCCTTCCTGCAGCGCTGGCTGCTGACCAGCCCGGAGCGGGCCCGGCAGTCCATGCGGTTCCTGTCGTCGCCGCTGTGGCGCGCGTACACGTCGACCTACGTCGAGGGGTACCGGTTGCTGCGGGGCTGGCTCGACGCCCGGCCCGCCGACGTCAGCCTCACCACGCGGTTCGGCCGCCTGCTCGACGAGCCGCTGATCCCGTCGTCACTGCGGAGTTAG
- a CDS encoding glycine hydroxymethyltransferase: MTSDASVSNAGLGAEYAATASEAYQAALRVIEQVEPRVAAATRKELEDQRSSLKLIASENYASPAVLLTMGTWFSDKYAEGTVGHRFYAACQNVDTVEALAAEHARELFGAPYAYAQPHSGIDANLVAFWAILATRIEAPGLAELGAKHVNDLSEADWEKLRNKLGNQRLLGMSLDSGGHLTHGFRPNISGKMFHQRSYGTDAQTGLIDYDAVAAAAREFKPLVLVAGYSAYPRRVNFAKMREIADEVGATLMVDMAHFAGLVAGKVFTGDEDPVPHAHVTTTTTHKSLRGPRGGLVLATEEYAPAVDKGCPMVLGGPLSHVMAAKAVALAEARQPEFRSYAQNVADNAKALAEGFLKRGATLVTGGTDNHLVLLDVQSFGLTGRQAESALLDAGVVTNRNAIPNDPNGAWYTSGIRFGTPALTTRGFGADEFDKVAELVVDVLENASADAGPNGPSKAKYTLADGTADRVRAASAEMLDANPLYPGLTL; encoded by the coding sequence ATGACCTCTGACGCTTCCGTGTCCAACGCCGGCCTGGGTGCCGAGTACGCCGCCACCGCCAGCGAGGCCTACCAGGCGGCGCTGCGGGTCATCGAGCAGGTCGAGCCCCGGGTCGCCGCGGCCACCCGCAAAGAGCTTGAGGATCAACGCAGTTCGCTGAAGCTGATCGCCAGCGAGAACTACGCATCGCCGGCCGTGCTGCTGACCATGGGCACCTGGTTCTCCGACAAGTACGCCGAGGGCACCGTCGGGCACCGGTTCTACGCCGCCTGCCAGAACGTCGACACCGTCGAGGCCCTGGCCGCCGAGCATGCCCGCGAGCTGTTCGGCGCCCCGTACGCCTACGCGCAGCCGCACTCGGGCATCGATGCCAACCTGGTCGCCTTCTGGGCAATCCTGGCCACCCGCATCGAGGCTCCCGGCCTGGCCGAGCTCGGCGCCAAGCACGTCAACGACCTGTCCGAGGCGGACTGGGAGAAGCTGCGCAACAAGCTGGGCAACCAGCGTCTGCTGGGTATGTCGCTGGACTCCGGCGGCCACCTCACGCACGGCTTCCGCCCCAACATCTCGGGCAAGATGTTCCACCAGCGCAGCTACGGCACCGACGCGCAGACCGGCCTCATCGACTACGACGCCGTCGCCGCCGCCGCCCGGGAGTTCAAGCCGCTGGTGCTCGTCGCCGGCTACTCGGCCTACCCACGCCGGGTGAACTTCGCCAAGATGCGCGAGATCGCCGACGAGGTCGGCGCCACCCTCATGGTCGACATGGCCCACTTCGCGGGCCTGGTGGCCGGCAAGGTGTTCACCGGCGACGAGGACCCGGTGCCGCACGCCCACGTCACCACCACCACGACCCACAAGTCGCTGCGCGGCCCGCGCGGTGGCCTGGTCCTGGCGACCGAGGAATACGCCCCGGCCGTCGACAAGGGTTGTCCGATGGTGCTCGGCGGCCCGCTGTCGCACGTGATGGCCGCCAAGGCCGTCGCGCTCGCCGAGGCTCGGCAGCCCGAGTTCCGCAGCTACGCGCAGAACGTCGCCGACAATGCCAAGGCGCTGGCCGAGGGCTTCCTCAAGCGCGGCGCGACGCTGGTCACCGGCGGCACCGACAACCACCTGGTGCTGCTGGACGTGCAGTCGTTCGGTCTGACCGGCCGGCAGGCCGAGTCGGCACTGCTGGACGCCGGCGTCGTCACCAACCGCAACGCCATCCCGAACGACCCGAACGGCGCCTGGTACACCAGCGGCATCCGCTTCGGCACCCCGGCGCTCACCACGCGCGGCTTCGGCGCCGACGAGTTCGACAAGGTCGCCGAGCTGGTGGTCGATGTGCTCGAGAACGCTTCCGCCGACGCCGGCCCCAACGGCCCGTCGAAGGCGAAGTACACGCTGGCCGACGGCACCGCCGACCGCGTCCGCGCGGCTTCGGCCGAGATGCTGGACGCCAACCCGCTGTACCCGGGCCTGACGCTCTGA
- a CDS encoding acyl-ACP desaturase codes for MAEKPVANALTLELEPVVDTELSRHLATEEAWYAHDYVPFEQGENFAFLGGTDWDASSVTLPKPVTDALEILLITKDNLAGYHRELVEHFILEDKWGRWLGRWTAEEHLHAIALRNYLVVTRQIDPTANEDVRVEHVMKGYRADKYSQIETLVFMAFFERAHAVFTRNLQAQIAEPVLAAMAGRIARDEERHEEFFANLVTHLLETHRDETIAAIAARAAGLQVIGADIDAYQDKVQVVADAGIFDAAALRTVISDRVKAWGLSDEPSLAQFI; via the coding sequence ATGGCTGAGAAACCGGTTGCCAACGCACTGACCCTCGAGCTCGAGCCCGTGGTGGACACCGAGCTGTCCCGGCACCTCGCGACGGAGGAAGCCTGGTACGCCCACGACTACGTGCCGTTCGAGCAGGGTGAAAACTTCGCCTTCCTCGGCGGCACCGACTGGGACGCCTCCAGCGTCACGCTGCCCAAGCCGGTCACCGATGCGCTGGAAATCCTGCTCATCACCAAGGACAACCTCGCGGGCTACCACCGCGAACTCGTCGAGCACTTCATCCTCGAGGACAAGTGGGGCCGCTGGCTGGGCCGCTGGACCGCCGAGGAGCACCTGCACGCCATCGCGCTGCGCAACTACCTGGTGGTCACCCGTCAGATCGACCCGACCGCCAACGAGGACGTGCGCGTCGAGCACGTCATGAAGGGCTACCGCGCCGACAAGTACAGCCAGATCGAGACGCTGGTCTTCATGGCGTTCTTCGAGCGCGCGCACGCCGTCTTCACCCGCAACCTGCAGGCCCAGATCGCGGAGCCCGTGCTCGCCGCCATGGCCGGCCGCATCGCCCGCGACGAAGAACGCCACGAGGAGTTCTTTGCCAACCTCGTCACGCACCTGCTGGAGACGCACCGCGACGAGACCATCGCCGCCATCGCGGCCCGGGCTGCCGGCCTCCAGGTCATCGGTGCGGATATCGACGCCTACCAGGACAAGGTCCAGGTCGTTGCCGACGCCGGCATCTTCGATGCGGCGGCGTTGCGCACCGTCATCTCCGACCGTGTCAAGGCGTGGGGCCTGAGCGACGAACCGTCGCTCGCCCAGTTCATCTAG
- a CDS encoding PhoH family protein yields the protein MSDSQVRTYVLDTSVLLSDPWACTRFAEHEVVVPLVVISELEGKRHHHELGWFARQALRMFDDLRLEHGRLDQPIPVGTQGGSLQVELNHIDQSVLPSGFRTDTNDHRILACAANLAAEGKRVTLVSKDIPLRVKAGAVGLAADEYHAQDVVTSGWTGMTEMDAAPEDIDTLFADGEVDLLEARDLPCHTGIRLLGGTSHALGRVNAEKRVQVVRGDREVFGLRGRSAEQRVALDLLLDESVGIVSLGGKAGTGKSALALCAGLEAVLERRTQRKVVVFRPLYAVGGQDLGYLPGSESEKMGPWAQAVFDTLEGLASPAVLEEVLSRGMLEVLPLTHIRGRSLHDSFVIVDEAQSLERNVLLTVLSRLGSGSRVVLTHDVAQRDNLRVGRHDGVAAVIEKLKGHPLFAHITLMRSERSPIAALVTEMLEEISPGTLP from the coding sequence GTGTCTGATTCGCAGGTCCGTACCTACGTGCTCGATACCTCCGTGCTGCTGTCCGATCCTTGGGCATGCACGCGTTTCGCCGAGCACGAAGTGGTTGTCCCCCTGGTGGTCATCAGTGAGCTGGAGGGTAAACGCCACCATCACGAACTGGGCTGGTTCGCCCGGCAGGCCCTGCGCATGTTCGACGACTTGCGATTGGAACACGGACGGCTGGATCAGCCGATTCCCGTTGGGACACAGGGTGGTTCGCTGCAGGTTGAGCTGAACCACATCGACCAGTCGGTGCTGCCCTCGGGCTTCCGCACCGACACCAACGACCACCGGATCCTCGCGTGCGCTGCCAACCTCGCGGCCGAGGGCAAGCGAGTCACGTTGGTCAGCAAGGACATTCCGCTGCGGGTCAAGGCCGGTGCGGTCGGCTTGGCCGCCGACGAGTACCACGCGCAGGACGTCGTCACGTCGGGTTGGACCGGCATGACCGAGATGGACGCCGCCCCGGAAGACATCGACACGCTGTTCGCCGATGGCGAGGTCGATCTGTTGGAAGCACGGGATCTGCCGTGCCACACCGGAATCCGGCTGCTCGGCGGCACGTCGCACGCGCTCGGCCGGGTCAACGCCGAGAAGCGCGTGCAGGTGGTCCGCGGCGATCGCGAAGTGTTCGGCCTCCGGGGAAGGTCAGCCGAACAACGCGTCGCTCTCGATCTGCTGCTCGACGAGTCCGTCGGCATCGTCTCCCTCGGTGGCAAAGCCGGCACCGGCAAGTCGGCGCTGGCGCTGTGCGCCGGCCTGGAGGCCGTGCTCGAGCGCCGCACCCAGCGCAAGGTCGTCGTGTTCAGGCCGCTGTACGCCGTTGGCGGACAAGACCTCGGCTACCTGCCGGGCAGCGAGAGCGAGAAGATGGGCCCGTGGGCGCAGGCCGTCTTCGACACCCTGGAAGGCCTGGCCAGCCCGGCCGTGCTGGAAGAGGTGCTGTCCCGCGGAATGCTGGAAGTGTTGCCGCTGACCCACATTCGCGGCCGCTCGCTGCACGACTCGTTCGTCATCGTCGACGAGGCCCAGTCACTGGAGCGCAACGTGCTCCTGACCGTGCTGTCCCGGCTGGGCTCGGGCTCTCGGGTGGTCCTCACGCACGACGTCGCCCAGCGCGACAACCTGCGCGTCGGCCGGCATGACGGCGTCGCGGCGGTGATCGAGAAGCTCAAGGGCCACCCGCTGTTCGCGCACATCACCCTGATGCGCAGCGAACGCTCGCCGATTGCCGCGCTGGTCACCGAGATGCTCGAGGAGATCAGCCCCGGCACCCTGCCGTGA